Proteins encoded in a region of the Spiroplasma endosymbiont of Amphimallon solstitiale genome:
- a CDS encoding IS30 family transposase, protein MYKYLTIESIIAIKEYKSYGFSIRKIAKAIDYSKSTVHRVCRLLNQNLLPLEILNKIQKNKQNAGRKLIILTLIEINTINHLLITKNYALDIIANFLKENKIKSISTKTLYNMFKTNRMGFDENNLLRKGKNKPHKQKETRGRINNCKSIHERNLIIPNIKNIEEFGHLEGDTIIGKDHKSSIITLADIWSKTTIPLATKNNKSENITKSIIKFISKLQKGTVKTITFDRGKEFSKWKLIEKNCNVKIYFADPGKPCQRGLNENNNGILRRYLPKSTDLSSYKQKDLNTIAFQINSTPRKSLSYKRPIDLIQLF, encoded by the coding sequence ATGTATAAGTATCTGACTATTGAATCAATAATAGCAATAAAAGAATATAAAAGTTATGGATTTTCGATTCGTAAAATAGCAAAAGCCATTGATTATAGTAAATCAACTGTACATAGAGTTTGTAGATTATTAAATCAAAACTTATTACCATTAGAAATATTGAATAAAATTCAAAAAAATAAACAAAATGCAGGTAGAAAATTAATAATTTTAACTTTAATAGAAATTAATACTATTAATCATTTGTTAATTACTAAAAATTATGCTCTTGATATAATTGCTAATTTTTTAAAGGAAAATAAAATAAAAAGTATTTCAACAAAAACTTTATATAACATGTTTAAAACAAATCGAATGGGTTTTGATGAAAATAACTTATTGAGAAAAGGAAAAAATAAACCTCACAAACAAAAAGAAACTAGGGGCAGAATTAATAATTGTAAGTCTATTCATGAAAGAAATTTAATCATTCCTAATATTAAAAATATAGAAGAATTTGGTCATTTAGAGGGTGATACTATCATTGGTAAAGATCATAAAAGTTCTATTATTACTTTAGCTGATATATGATCAAAAACCACAATTCCTTTAGCAACTAAAAATAATAAATCAGAAAATATTACAAAAAGTATAATAAAATTTATTTCAAAGTTACAAAAAGGAACAGTTAAAACTATTACTTTTGATCGTGGTAAAGAATTTAGTAAATGAAAATTAATCGAAAAAAATTGTAATGTTAAGATTTATTTTGCAGATCCTGGTAAACCTTGTCAAAGAGGTTTAAATGAAAATAATAATGGTATTTTAAGAAGATATTTACCAAAATCTACAGATCTATCTTCATATAAACAAAAAGATTTAAATACTATAGCATTTCAAATTAATTCTACACCCAGAAAATCACTATCTTATAAAAGACCAATAGATTTAATACAATTATTTTAA
- a CDS encoding IS30 family transposase, producing the protein MYKYLTIESIIAIKEYKSYGFSIRKIAKAIDYSKSTVHRVCRLLNQNLLPLEILNKIQKNKQNAGRKLIILTLIEINTINHLLITKNYALDIIANFLKENKIKSISTKTLYNMFKTNRMGFDENNLLRKGKNKPHKQKETRGRINNCKSIHERNLIIPNIKNIEEFGHLEDDTIIGKDHKSSIITLADIWSKTTIPLATKNNKSENITKSIIKFISKLQKGTVKTITFDRGKEFSKWKLIEKNCNVKIYFADPGKPCQRGLNENNNGILRRYLPKSTDLSSYKQKDLNTIAFQINSTPRKSLSYKRPIDLIQLF; encoded by the coding sequence ATGTATAAGTATCTGACTATTGAATCAATAATAGCAATAAAAGAATATAAAAGTTATGGATTTTCGATTCGTAAAATAGCAAAAGCCATTGATTATAGTAAATCAACTGTACATAGAGTTTGTAGATTATTAAATCAAAACTTATTACCATTAGAAATATTGAATAAAATTCAAAAAAATAAACAAAATGCAGGTAGAAAATTAATAATTTTAACTTTAATAGAAATTAATACTATTAATCATTTGTTAATTACTAAAAATTATGCTCTTGATATAATTGCTAATTTTTTAAAGGAAAATAAAATAAAAAGTATTTCAACAAAAACTTTATATAACATGTTTAAAACAAATCGAATGGGTTTTGATGAAAATAACTTATTGAGAAAAGGAAAAAATAAACCTCACAAACAAAAAGAAACTAGGGGCAGAATTAATAATTGTAAGTCTATTCATGAAAGAAATTTAATCATTCCTAATATTAAAAATATAGAAGAATTTGGTCATTTAGAGGATGATACTATCATTGGTAAAGATCATAAAAGTTCTATTATTACTTTAGCTGATATATGATCAAAAACCACAATTCCTTTAGCAACTAAAAATAATAAATCAGAAAATATTACAAAAAGTATAATAAAATTTATTTCAAAGTTACAAAAAGGAACAGTTAAAACTATTACTTTTGATCGTGGTAAAGAATTTAGTAAATGAAAATTAATCGAAAAAAATTGTAACGTTAAGATTTATTTTGCAGATCCTGGTAAACCTTGTCAAAGAGGTTTAAATGAAAATAATAATGGTATTTTAAGAAGATATTTACCAAAATCTACAGATCTATCTTCATATAAACAAAAAGATTTAAATACTATAGCATTTCAAATTAATTCTACACCCAGAAAATCACTATCTTATAAAAGACCAATAGATTTAATACAATTATTTTAA
- a CDS encoding agmatine deiminase family protein — translation MIWPLMKDDWQKECQPARTVFAKIANSINKHEPVKIIINKSNWNEARKLLDPTIKLIDIKYQDSWARDMGPIYLINKKRLFRNLCIFVLQSTSSD, via the coding sequence ATGATTTGACCGCTTATGAAAGATGATTGACAAAAAGAATGTCAACCAGCACGAACTGTTTTTGCAAAAATAGCCAACTCAATCAATAAACATGAACCAGTAAAAATTATTATTAATAAAAGCAATTGAAATGAAGCTCGCAAACTATTAGATCCAACTATCAAATTAATCGATATCAAATATCAAGATAGTTGAGCGCGTGATATGGGACCAATTTATTTAATAAATAAAAAGAGGCTTTTTAGAAATCTGTGTATCTTTGTTTTACAAAGTACTAGTTCAGATTAA
- the sepF gene encoding cell division protein SepF: MGWRSKKYKDNDENSNYKTSFQEQIQEFAPKNYQEIESIANAMILQKPIKVNLTTTVENDRRRIIDFLCGISYVIGFVVDKTDIHIYEFKNELS, translated from the coding sequence ATGGGATGAAGAAGTAAAAAATATAAAGACAATGATGAAAATAGTAATTATAAAACCAGTTTTCAAGAACAAATACAAGAATTTGCTCCTAAAAATTATCAAGAAATTGAATCAATTGCTAATGCTATGATTTTACAAAAACCAATTAAAGTTAATTTAACAACAACTGTTGAAAATGATCGAAGAAGAATTATTGATTTTCTTTGTGGTATTTCGTATGTTATTGGTTTTGTTGTTGATAAAACTGATATTCATATTTATGAATTTAAAAATGAATTAAGTTAA
- the ftsZ gene encoding cell division protein FtsZ: MEHNNSQFKPIASIRVIGIGGAGNNAVNRMIEAEVQGVDFYVANTDAQVVNASPAENKIILGKELSKGLGAGANPEIGKQAAIESEAEIKRALDGADMVFIAAGMGGGTGTGAASIVARIAKECGALTIAIVTKPFKFEGRNRNAHAVVGIENLKKQVDAIIIISNDKLLQVIGNIPLKDSFKEADNILRQGVQTITDLIAVPALINLDFADVRTIIENKGNALFGIGMSKGEHKAKQAATKAISSPLLDDVTIKGAKNAIVNVTGGTTMTLTDANIAVDLVRDAAGNDVNIIFGVAVNENLNDEMIVTVIATGFDEEGANANNFVYSSKVDNHEFITNKTQYLSEEIKEQTKKKEEEQQNLVQEAAMEADDDLPSFLRRRKGV; encoded by the coding sequence ATTGAAGCAGAGGTACAAGGTGTTGATTTTTATGTTGCTAATACTGATGCACAAGTAGTTAATGCATCACCAGCTGAAAATAAAATTATTTTGGGCAAAGAATTATCAAAGGGACTTGGAGCAGGAGCTAATCCCGAAATTGGTAAACAAGCCGCAATTGAAAGTGAAGCAGAGATTAAACGTGCTTTAGATGGTGCAGATATGGTTTTTATTGCTGCTGGTATGGGTGGTGGTACTGGTACTGGTGCTGCATCAATTGTTGCAAGAATTGCTAAAGAATGTGGTGCTTTAACAATTGCTATTGTTACTAAACCATTTAAATTTGAAGGACGTAATCGTAATGCTCATGCCGTAGTTGGAATTGAAAATTTAAAGAAACAAGTTGATGCAATTATTATTATTTCTAATGATAAATTATTACAAGTAATTGGTAATATCCCTCTTAAAGATTCGTTTAAAGAAGCAGATAATATTTTACGTCAAGGTGTACAGACTATTACTGACTTAATTGCTGTTCCTGCTTTAATAAATTTAGATTTTGCTGATGTTCGTACTATTATTGAAAATAAAGGTAATGCCTTATTTGGTATTGGAATGTCAAAGGGTGAACATAAAGCTAAACAAGCCGCAACAAAAGCTATTTCTTCTCCTTTACTTGATGATGTGACAATTAAGGGTGCTAAAAATGCTATTGTTAATGTTACTGGTGGAACAACAATGACATTAACTGATGCTAATATTGCTGTTGATTTAGTTCGTGATGCTGCGGGTAATGATGTTAATATCATTTTTGGTGTTGCTGTTAATGAAAATTTAAATGATGAAATGATTGTAACAGTTATTGCCACTGGTTTTGATGAAGAAGGTGCTAATGCTAATAATTTTGTTTATAGTTCAAAAGTTGATAATCATGAATTTATTACCAATAAGACTCAATATTTAAGTGAAGAAATTAAAGAACAAACAAAGAAAAAAGAAGAAGAACAACAAAATTTAGTCCAAGAAGCAGCAATGGAAGCAGATGATGATTTACCATCATTTTTACGAAGACGAAAGGGAGTTTAA